From the genome of Oncorhynchus tshawytscha isolate Ot180627B linkage group LG31, Otsh_v2.0, whole genome shotgun sequence, one region includes:
- the LOC112229737 gene encoding GON-4-like protein isoform X1: protein MMNLVRKRNSSSLKGGPDKSIRTEKPQSIRPPASHNASSSPLTTEASGIVTTSKEESGLEVHGTSSPWRRSPRFKSQSLLGQVPSVDLLVAEGSPGQVANEEDAVQCSPAQCPPQTEEDTDTDLVITMDERHGGGHKGSRKKGAVKRKKRAADREVGERRQEVADPEVEIDRELDRELENKSRQHNLTTANVRNIIHEVITNEHVVAMMKAAINETEAVPVFEPKMTRSKFKEVVEKGVVIPTWNISPIKKVNKEKAPQFVDIQLAEEDSSDEEYCPDEEEEDETVEDTFQESDMESTASSPRGIRGGFHRKIHTEWDDDRSCSPMQVNHSRSRHLKVEVVPMGPPPPPQPSSSSGPQGFYTTRAPPEFSFLEKLHAVEEELAIGTVCLEPYQPPLADGLMACRTRSKRPLRDVPMGQLEAELCAPDITPDMYGCDSAPEDPEWTHWLQGIMTSDMYNDEEGDDDDDDPEYNFLAEIDEPDVEDYRNDRAVRITKKEVNQLMEELFETFQDELTAQEQDGEGHEEEEEREEEAPALGTPTFNTPPDIPLEDPMAEVTAGRYRTVKEQLDAIRRRRALLESQGLLVPRALITKPREPPPPFTPTLSHHQRLQLQQQVQQHVQLLTQVHMLTSPVAALQSEAATTKQFLMELQMFAQRGELTQRGELTQGPVETCFTSVFRACNLQGALSLLEELRLSPIPYQEAPNEPRTCRRVRKHPSMPPQLAWLFATRPVFLYPELLPHVSLDPALHSARSVSMFTAGEDCLIVLGLRNLGETLQPKELLCHYLLRAKRVSQLRDHIMEKCKHTHPNNVIKAYQLQKVVLPMPVACDRVKPGDLRPSVEREERAMPGWLRRSLPYIYEAIRELNSSPDTEAMSACQSKKAPLVTLLFSSSRTLDYSFPPGTRYPSQLPDSLSFQRCGFRRWHRPPPCDLSLSLAVSHNATQSLGSGTTCSENNSQTGAVIQQCMAHHKLQPIQPATSKPPSLQHPTKPHLKRPLKPQPKPSQKPLHVILNLPAPVPAAVLCPAPSTRVLAPRLSHFTPLAKDLVARKFSTFANLRRLPRLLPAPPPNNKIPPQTNLNTVAPNSCANLLLLPHMSSRTASTVTETQTSVSTTTPIEQFKRKSSRMSLRRVTKKPKSSLKSEGKPQPSASTEPPALDQALTPYDYVTVVTEEEGVDERDEDGGDYDMPLLALSESSASPLGSVDSVDPAEESEGQAITLNLSPGPSDMGDGEWEGEEGRGDRDQEVEEVMSPASEESTLSVPELQETMEKLSWLASGGRSEDLEEGEQSGTSSECRSSSSNPPSSRHEQHHTGVVGSKGLSKSLPIIYDHDNLLDSDPLREKKEIGFAQHYLNRVCHALQEVPGRVEEFLEVLYEFEQDGDGHTSVELFMRLKPVLNEWPELLRDFAAFLHPEQAQECGLLSEQQAFERSRHFLRQLELSFGENSSHYRKIVSVLQGGPTLSPAGIKEVKAQIANLLRGHTHLQGEFWVFFNELHLRPSLQCQTEKRGRGDVTNTISTSQKSSAANKPKRCQGTKTTKATQVKEKEGDHYTHPESSVCAKNISLTPSGEKVILWTREADRAILTACQQKGANKITFEAVSAQLGNKTANEVCARFQDLMRLFRSSTERVYSDEEVSDTEPTSSREPDPD, encoded by the exons ATGATGAATCTGGTCCGCAAACGTAACTCCAGCTCTCTCAAAGGTGGCCCTGACAAATCTATTAGGACAGAGAAACCACAGTCTATAAGACCACCAGCATCCCACAatgcatcatcatcaccactcacAACAGAGGCCAGTGGCATTGTTACCACTTCCAAGGAGGAGAGCGGCCTGGAGGTCCATGGGACATCATCGCCATGGAGACGGTCTCCCAGGTTCAAGAGTCAAAGCCTGCTTGGCCAGGTTCCCAGCGTGGACCTTCTTGTTGCTGAGG GATCTCCAGGTCAGGTAGCGAATGAAGAGGATGCTGTCCAGTGCAGCCCTGCACAGTGCCCCCCTCAGACAGAAGAGGATACAGACACTGACCTGGTCATCACTATGG atGAAAGGCATGGCGGGGGACACAAGGGCAGCAGGAAGAAGGGAGCGGTTAAGCGGAAGAAGAGAGCTGCGGACAGAGAGGTGGGAGAAAGACGGCAAGAAGTGGCCGATCCCGAGGTGGAGATTGACAGAGAGCTGGACCGTGAGCTGGAGAACAAGTCCAGACAACATAACCTGACCACCGCCAATGTCCGCAACATCATTCAC GAAGTGATCACCAATGAGCATGTGGTGGCCATGATGAAAGCTGCCATCAACGAGACGGAGGCTGTGCCTGTCTTT GAGCCCAAGATGACACGTTCCAAATTCAAGGAGGTGGTAGAAAAAGGAGTG GTCATTCCCACTTGGAACATCTCCCCCATCAAAAAGGTCAATAAAGAGAAG GCACCACAGTTTGTGGACATTCAATTAGCGGAGGAAGACTCCTCTGATGAAGAGTACTGCCccgatgaagaggaggaggacgagacAGTGGAAGAT acatttCAGGAAAGTGACATGGAGAGCACGGCCTCGTCTCCAAGGGGAATCAGAGGAGGCTTCCACAGGAAAATACACACAGAGTGGGACGACGACAGGAGCTGCAGCCCCATGCAG GTCAATCATAGCAGGTCCAGACACCTAAAGGTGGAGGTTGTCCCCATgggccctccccctcccccccagccctcctcctcctctggaccACAGGGATTCTATACCACCAGGGCCCCTCCAGAATTCAGCTTCCTGGAGAAGCTTCATGCTGTGGAGGAGGAGCTGGCCATCGGCACAGTCTGCCTGGAGCCCTACCAG CCACCCCTGGCGGACGGTCTGATGGCGTGTCGTACCCGCTCCAAGAGGCCCCTCCGGGACGTCCCCATGGGCCAACTGGAGGCAGAGCTCTGTGCCCCTGACATCACGCCCGACATGTACGGGTGTGACTCCGCCCCCGAGGACCCCGAGTGGACCCACTGGCTGCAGGGCATCATGACCTCTGACATGTACAACGATG AGGAaggcgatgatgatgatgacgatccTGAGTATAACTTCCTGGCGGAGATCGACGAACCCGACGTGGAGGATTACCGTAATGACCGAGCCGTCCGCATCACCA AAAAGGAAGTGAACCAGTTGATGGAGGAGTTGTTTGAGACA ttCCAGGATGAGCTGACTGCTCAGGAGCAAGATGGGGAGGGacacgaggaagaggaggagagggaggaagaggcacCTGCCCTGGGGACACCCACATTCAACACCCCGCCAGATATCCC GTTGGAGGACCCCATGGCGGAGGTGACGGCAGGGCGCTACCGTACGGTGAAGGAGCAGCTGGACGCCATCCGGCGTCGCCGGGCCCTGCTGGAGAGCCAGGGCCTGTTGGTCCCCAGGGCCCTCATCACCAAGCCCCGGGAGCCCCCGCCTCCATTCACCCCCACCCTCTCCCACCACCAGAGACTCCAGCTGCAGCAGCAAGTCCAGCAG CACGTCCAGCTCCTGACCCAGGTCCATATGTTAACCAGCCCGGTGGCTGCACTGCAGAGCGAAGCAGCCACCACCAAGCAGTTCCTG ATGGAGTTACAGATGTTTGCCCAGCGTGGGGAGTTGACCCAGCGTGGGGAGTTGACCCAGGGCCCAGTGGAGACATGCTTTACCAGTGTGTTCAGAGCCTGTAACCTACAGGGGGCACTGTCACTACTGGAGGAGCTCAGACTGTCCCCAATCCCTTACCAGGAAGCCCCTAACGAGCCACGAACATGCAGGAGAG TCCGGAAGCACCCGTCGATGCCACCCCAGCTGGCATGGCTGTTTGCCACACGGCCGGTGTTCCTGTACCCTGAGCTACTGCCCCATGTCAGCCTGGACCCAGCCCTGCACTCCGCCCGCTCAGTCAGCATGTTCACTGCAGGAGAGGACTG CCTGATCGTCCTGGGCCTGAGAAACCTGGGGGAGACCCTCCAGCCCAAGGAACTGCTGTGTCACTACCTGCTCCGCGCCAAGAGGGTCTCTCAGCTCCGTGACCACATTATGGAGAAGTGTAAACACACCCATCCCAACAACGTCATCAAG GCCTACCAGCTCCAGAAAGTGGTCCTTCCCATGCCGGTGGCCTGTGACCGAGTGAAGCCGGGTGACCTGCGCCcttcagtggagagagaggagagagccatgCCCGGATGGCTGAGG AGAAGTTTGCCTTATATCTACGAGGCAATCAGGGAACTCAACAGCTCACCGGATACAGAAGCCATGTCGGCCTGTCAATCAAAGAAAGCCCCACTCGTCACTCTTCTCTTCAGTTCCTCCAGAACTTTGGACTACAGCTTCCCTCCCGGGACTCGCTACCCGTCCCAACTCCCCGACAGCCTTTCATTCCAGCGCTGCGGCTTCAGGCGCTGGCACCGTCCACCACCCTGTGACCTCTCACTGTCCCTGGCTGTATCGCACAACGCCACCCAGAGTCTGGGAAGTGGAACTACATGCTCTGAAAATAATTCCCAGACAGGTGCTGTGATTCAGCAGTGCATGGCCCACCACAAACTGCAGCCCATCCAGCCTGCAACATCCAAACCTCCTTCTCTTCAGCATCCCACCAAGCCTCATCTGAAACGTCCCCTCAAGCCTCAACCCAAACCTTCCCAGAAGCCCCTGCACGTCATCCTCAATTTGCCTGCCCCAGTGCCCGCAGCTGTCCTTTGTCCTGCCCCATCCACCAGGGTGTTGGCCCCTCGGTTGTCACATTTCACTCCATTGGCCAAAGACCTGGTTGCTCGGAAGTTCAGCACATTCGCCAACCTCCGCAGGCTGCCCAGGCTGCTGCCAGCCCCTCCACCCAACAACAAGATCCCTCCCCAAACAAACCTGAATACCGTGGCCCCCAACAGTTGCGCAAACCTCCTTTTGTTGCCCCACATGAGTAGTAGAACAGCATCCACTGTTACCGAAACCCAAACCTCGGTCTCTACTACGACTCCTATCGAACAATTCAAGAGAAAATCCTCCAGGATGAGCCTGCGGCGGGTGACAAAGAAACCTAAAAGCAGCCTGAAGAGTGAGGGGAAGCCCCAGCCTTCAGCCTCCACGGAACCACCTGCCCTGGACCAGGCTCTGACCCCATACGACTACGTCACAGTTGTAACGGAGGAAGAGGGggtggatgagagggatgaggatgGAGGTGATTATGATATGCCCCTCCTGGCCCTGTCGGAGTCCTCTGCCAGCCCCTTGGGGAGCGTTGACTCCGTTGACCCCGCTGAGGAGTCCGAGGGGCAGGCGATAACGCTGAACCTATCGCCCGGGCCGTCGGACATGGGGGACGGAGAGTGGGAGGgtgaagagggaaggggagacagagatcagGAGGTAGAGGAAGTGATGTCACCGGCTTCTGAGGAGTCCACGTTGTCCGTGCCAGAGCTGCAG GAGACGATGGAGAAACTGTCATGGCTGGCGTCAGGGGGGAGGTCAGAGGACTTGGAAGAGGGTGAACAATCAGGCACATCCTCAG AATGCCGTAGTAGTAGTTCCAACCCTCCTAGCTCGAGGCACGAGCAGCATCACACTGGAGTAGTCGGCAGCAAGGGGTTATCCAAAAGCCTACCGATCATCTACGACCATGACAACCTACTTGACAGCGACCCCCTGAGGGAGAAGAAGGAAATAGGCTTCGCTCAGCATTATCTCAACAGG GTTTGCCATGCCCTGCAGGAGGTGCCGGGGCGCGTGGAGGAGTTTCTGGAGGTACTCTATGAGTTTGAGCAGGACGGAGATGGGCACACCTCCGTGGAACTCTTCATGAGGCTTAAACCTGTTCTGAATGAGTGGCCGGAGCTTCTCCGAGACTTTGCTGCCTTCCTCCATCCCGAACAAGCCCAGGAGTGTGGACTG ctgtcagagcagcaggCGTTTGAGCGTAGCCGGCACTTCCTGCGACAACTGGAGCTGAGCTTTGGGGAAAACTCCTCCCACTACCGCAAGATAGTGAGCGTCCTTCAAGGAGGCCCTACTCTCAGTCCTGCTGGCATCAAGGAG gTGAAGGCCCAGATAGCCAACCTTCTCCGAGGTCACACCCACCTGCAGGGTGAATTCTGGGTGTTTTTCAACGAGCTCCACTTACGGCCCTCGCTGCAGTGTCAGACTGAGAAAAGAGGCCGTGGTGATGTGACCAACACAATCTCCACTTCCCAGAAGTCATCAGCAGCAAATAAACCTAAGAGATGCCAAGGCACTAAAACCACGAAAGCCACACAagtgaaggagaaagagggggatcaCTACACCCACCCTGAGTCCTCAGTCTGTGCCAAAAACATCTCACTTACACCCAGTGGAGAGAAAGTCATCCTCTGGACCAG GGAGGCGGACCGTGCCATCTTGACCGCCTGTCAGCAGAAGGGAGCAAATAAAATAACTTTTGAAGCCGTCTCCGCCCAACTTGGCAACAAGACAGCcaatgag GTTTGTGCCCGTTTCCAGGATCTCATGCGCCTTTTCCGCTCCTCCACCGAGCGGGTGTACTCTGACGAGGAGGTCAGTGACACAGAGCCAACCAGCAGCAGAGAGCCAGACCCGGACTGA
- the LOC112229737 gene encoding GON-4-like protein isoform X2 → MMNLVRKRNSSSLKGGPDKSIRTEKPQSIRPPASHNASSSPLTTEASGIVTTSKEESGLEVHGTSSPWRRSPRFKSQSLLGQVPSVDLLVAEGSPGQVANEEDAVQCSPAQCPPQTEEDTDTDLVITMDERHGGGHKGSRKKGAVKRKKRAADREVGERRQEVADPEVEIDRELDRELENKSRQHNLTTANVRNIIHEVITNEHVVAMMKAAINETEAVPVFEPKMTRSKFKEVVEKGVVIPTWNISPIKKAPQFVDIQLAEEDSSDEEYCPDEEEEDETVEDTFQESDMESTASSPRGIRGGFHRKIHTEWDDDRSCSPMQVNHSRSRHLKVEVVPMGPPPPPQPSSSSGPQGFYTTRAPPEFSFLEKLHAVEEELAIGTVCLEPYQPPLADGLMACRTRSKRPLRDVPMGQLEAELCAPDITPDMYGCDSAPEDPEWTHWLQGIMTSDMYNDEEGDDDDDDPEYNFLAEIDEPDVEDYRNDRAVRITKKEVNQLMEELFETFQDELTAQEQDGEGHEEEEEREEEAPALGTPTFNTPPDIPLEDPMAEVTAGRYRTVKEQLDAIRRRRALLESQGLLVPRALITKPREPPPPFTPTLSHHQRLQLQQQVQQHVQLLTQVHMLTSPVAALQSEAATTKQFLMELQMFAQRGELTQRGELTQGPVETCFTSVFRACNLQGALSLLEELRLSPIPYQEAPNEPRTCRRVRKHPSMPPQLAWLFATRPVFLYPELLPHVSLDPALHSARSVSMFTAGEDCLIVLGLRNLGETLQPKELLCHYLLRAKRVSQLRDHIMEKCKHTHPNNVIKAYQLQKVVLPMPVACDRVKPGDLRPSVEREERAMPGWLRRSLPYIYEAIRELNSSPDTEAMSACQSKKAPLVTLLFSSSRTLDYSFPPGTRYPSQLPDSLSFQRCGFRRWHRPPPCDLSLSLAVSHNATQSLGSGTTCSENNSQTGAVIQQCMAHHKLQPIQPATSKPPSLQHPTKPHLKRPLKPQPKPSQKPLHVILNLPAPVPAAVLCPAPSTRVLAPRLSHFTPLAKDLVARKFSTFANLRRLPRLLPAPPPNNKIPPQTNLNTVAPNSCANLLLLPHMSSRTASTVTETQTSVSTTTPIEQFKRKSSRMSLRRVTKKPKSSLKSEGKPQPSASTEPPALDQALTPYDYVTVVTEEEGVDERDEDGGDYDMPLLALSESSASPLGSVDSVDPAEESEGQAITLNLSPGPSDMGDGEWEGEEGRGDRDQEVEEVMSPASEESTLSVPELQETMEKLSWLASGGRSEDLEEGEQSGTSSECRSSSSNPPSSRHEQHHTGVVGSKGLSKSLPIIYDHDNLLDSDPLREKKEIGFAQHYLNRVCHALQEVPGRVEEFLEVLYEFEQDGDGHTSVELFMRLKPVLNEWPELLRDFAAFLHPEQAQECGLLSEQQAFERSRHFLRQLELSFGENSSHYRKIVSVLQGGPTLSPAGIKEVKAQIANLLRGHTHLQGEFWVFFNELHLRPSLQCQTEKRGRGDVTNTISTSQKSSAANKPKRCQGTKTTKATQVKEKEGDHYTHPESSVCAKNISLTPSGEKVILWTREADRAILTACQQKGANKITFEAVSAQLGNKTANEVCARFQDLMRLFRSSTERVYSDEEVSDTEPTSSREPDPD, encoded by the exons ATGATGAATCTGGTCCGCAAACGTAACTCCAGCTCTCTCAAAGGTGGCCCTGACAAATCTATTAGGACAGAGAAACCACAGTCTATAAGACCACCAGCATCCCACAatgcatcatcatcaccactcacAACAGAGGCCAGTGGCATTGTTACCACTTCCAAGGAGGAGAGCGGCCTGGAGGTCCATGGGACATCATCGCCATGGAGACGGTCTCCCAGGTTCAAGAGTCAAAGCCTGCTTGGCCAGGTTCCCAGCGTGGACCTTCTTGTTGCTGAGG GATCTCCAGGTCAGGTAGCGAATGAAGAGGATGCTGTCCAGTGCAGCCCTGCACAGTGCCCCCCTCAGACAGAAGAGGATACAGACACTGACCTGGTCATCACTATGG atGAAAGGCATGGCGGGGGACACAAGGGCAGCAGGAAGAAGGGAGCGGTTAAGCGGAAGAAGAGAGCTGCGGACAGAGAGGTGGGAGAAAGACGGCAAGAAGTGGCCGATCCCGAGGTGGAGATTGACAGAGAGCTGGACCGTGAGCTGGAGAACAAGTCCAGACAACATAACCTGACCACCGCCAATGTCCGCAACATCATTCAC GAAGTGATCACCAATGAGCATGTGGTGGCCATGATGAAAGCTGCCATCAACGAGACGGAGGCTGTGCCTGTCTTT GAGCCCAAGATGACACGTTCCAAATTCAAGGAGGTGGTAGAAAAAGGAGTG GTCATTCCCACTTGGAACATCTCCCCCATCAAAAAG GCACCACAGTTTGTGGACATTCAATTAGCGGAGGAAGACTCCTCTGATGAAGAGTACTGCCccgatgaagaggaggaggacgagacAGTGGAAGAT acatttCAGGAAAGTGACATGGAGAGCACGGCCTCGTCTCCAAGGGGAATCAGAGGAGGCTTCCACAGGAAAATACACACAGAGTGGGACGACGACAGGAGCTGCAGCCCCATGCAG GTCAATCATAGCAGGTCCAGACACCTAAAGGTGGAGGTTGTCCCCATgggccctccccctcccccccagccctcctcctcctctggaccACAGGGATTCTATACCACCAGGGCCCCTCCAGAATTCAGCTTCCTGGAGAAGCTTCATGCTGTGGAGGAGGAGCTGGCCATCGGCACAGTCTGCCTGGAGCCCTACCAG CCACCCCTGGCGGACGGTCTGATGGCGTGTCGTACCCGCTCCAAGAGGCCCCTCCGGGACGTCCCCATGGGCCAACTGGAGGCAGAGCTCTGTGCCCCTGACATCACGCCCGACATGTACGGGTGTGACTCCGCCCCCGAGGACCCCGAGTGGACCCACTGGCTGCAGGGCATCATGACCTCTGACATGTACAACGATG AGGAaggcgatgatgatgatgacgatccTGAGTATAACTTCCTGGCGGAGATCGACGAACCCGACGTGGAGGATTACCGTAATGACCGAGCCGTCCGCATCACCA AAAAGGAAGTGAACCAGTTGATGGAGGAGTTGTTTGAGACA ttCCAGGATGAGCTGACTGCTCAGGAGCAAGATGGGGAGGGacacgaggaagaggaggagagggaggaagaggcacCTGCCCTGGGGACACCCACATTCAACACCCCGCCAGATATCCC GTTGGAGGACCCCATGGCGGAGGTGACGGCAGGGCGCTACCGTACGGTGAAGGAGCAGCTGGACGCCATCCGGCGTCGCCGGGCCCTGCTGGAGAGCCAGGGCCTGTTGGTCCCCAGGGCCCTCATCACCAAGCCCCGGGAGCCCCCGCCTCCATTCACCCCCACCCTCTCCCACCACCAGAGACTCCAGCTGCAGCAGCAAGTCCAGCAG CACGTCCAGCTCCTGACCCAGGTCCATATGTTAACCAGCCCGGTGGCTGCACTGCAGAGCGAAGCAGCCACCACCAAGCAGTTCCTG ATGGAGTTACAGATGTTTGCCCAGCGTGGGGAGTTGACCCAGCGTGGGGAGTTGACCCAGGGCCCAGTGGAGACATGCTTTACCAGTGTGTTCAGAGCCTGTAACCTACAGGGGGCACTGTCACTACTGGAGGAGCTCAGACTGTCCCCAATCCCTTACCAGGAAGCCCCTAACGAGCCACGAACATGCAGGAGAG TCCGGAAGCACCCGTCGATGCCACCCCAGCTGGCATGGCTGTTTGCCACACGGCCGGTGTTCCTGTACCCTGAGCTACTGCCCCATGTCAGCCTGGACCCAGCCCTGCACTCCGCCCGCTCAGTCAGCATGTTCACTGCAGGAGAGGACTG CCTGATCGTCCTGGGCCTGAGAAACCTGGGGGAGACCCTCCAGCCCAAGGAACTGCTGTGTCACTACCTGCTCCGCGCCAAGAGGGTCTCTCAGCTCCGTGACCACATTATGGAGAAGTGTAAACACACCCATCCCAACAACGTCATCAAG GCCTACCAGCTCCAGAAAGTGGTCCTTCCCATGCCGGTGGCCTGTGACCGAGTGAAGCCGGGTGACCTGCGCCcttcagtggagagagaggagagagccatgCCCGGATGGCTGAGG AGAAGTTTGCCTTATATCTACGAGGCAATCAGGGAACTCAACAGCTCACCGGATACAGAAGCCATGTCGGCCTGTCAATCAAAGAAAGCCCCACTCGTCACTCTTCTCTTCAGTTCCTCCAGAACTTTGGACTACAGCTTCCCTCCCGGGACTCGCTACCCGTCCCAACTCCCCGACAGCCTTTCATTCCAGCGCTGCGGCTTCAGGCGCTGGCACCGTCCACCACCCTGTGACCTCTCACTGTCCCTGGCTGTATCGCACAACGCCACCCAGAGTCTGGGAAGTGGAACTACATGCTCTGAAAATAATTCCCAGACAGGTGCTGTGATTCAGCAGTGCATGGCCCACCACAAACTGCAGCCCATCCAGCCTGCAACATCCAAACCTCCTTCTCTTCAGCATCCCACCAAGCCTCATCTGAAACGTCCCCTCAAGCCTCAACCCAAACCTTCCCAGAAGCCCCTGCACGTCATCCTCAATTTGCCTGCCCCAGTGCCCGCAGCTGTCCTTTGTCCTGCCCCATCCACCAGGGTGTTGGCCCCTCGGTTGTCACATTTCACTCCATTGGCCAAAGACCTGGTTGCTCGGAAGTTCAGCACATTCGCCAACCTCCGCAGGCTGCCCAGGCTGCTGCCAGCCCCTCCACCCAACAACAAGATCCCTCCCCAAACAAACCTGAATACCGTGGCCCCCAACAGTTGCGCAAACCTCCTTTTGTTGCCCCACATGAGTAGTAGAACAGCATCCACTGTTACCGAAACCCAAACCTCGGTCTCTACTACGACTCCTATCGAACAATTCAAGAGAAAATCCTCCAGGATGAGCCTGCGGCGGGTGACAAAGAAACCTAAAAGCAGCCTGAAGAGTGAGGGGAAGCCCCAGCCTTCAGCCTCCACGGAACCACCTGCCCTGGACCAGGCTCTGACCCCATACGACTACGTCACAGTTGTAACGGAGGAAGAGGGggtggatgagagggatgaggatgGAGGTGATTATGATATGCCCCTCCTGGCCCTGTCGGAGTCCTCTGCCAGCCCCTTGGGGAGCGTTGACTCCGTTGACCCCGCTGAGGAGTCCGAGGGGCAGGCGATAACGCTGAACCTATCGCCCGGGCCGTCGGACATGGGGGACGGAGAGTGGGAGGgtgaagagggaaggggagacagagatcagGAGGTAGAGGAAGTGATGTCACCGGCTTCTGAGGAGTCCACGTTGTCCGTGCCAGAGCTGCAG GAGACGATGGAGAAACTGTCATGGCTGGCGTCAGGGGGGAGGTCAGAGGACTTGGAAGAGGGTGAACAATCAGGCACATCCTCAG AATGCCGTAGTAGTAGTTCCAACCCTCCTAGCTCGAGGCACGAGCAGCATCACACTGGAGTAGTCGGCAGCAAGGGGTTATCCAAAAGCCTACCGATCATCTACGACCATGACAACCTACTTGACAGCGACCCCCTGAGGGAGAAGAAGGAAATAGGCTTCGCTCAGCATTATCTCAACAGG GTTTGCCATGCCCTGCAGGAGGTGCCGGGGCGCGTGGAGGAGTTTCTGGAGGTACTCTATGAGTTTGAGCAGGACGGAGATGGGCACACCTCCGTGGAACTCTTCATGAGGCTTAAACCTGTTCTGAATGAGTGGCCGGAGCTTCTCCGAGACTTTGCTGCCTTCCTCCATCCCGAACAAGCCCAGGAGTGTGGACTG ctgtcagagcagcaggCGTTTGAGCGTAGCCGGCACTTCCTGCGACAACTGGAGCTGAGCTTTGGGGAAAACTCCTCCCACTACCGCAAGATAGTGAGCGTCCTTCAAGGAGGCCCTACTCTCAGTCCTGCTGGCATCAAGGAG gTGAAGGCCCAGATAGCCAACCTTCTCCGAGGTCACACCCACCTGCAGGGTGAATTCTGGGTGTTTTTCAACGAGCTCCACTTACGGCCCTCGCTGCAGTGTCAGACTGAGAAAAGAGGCCGTGGTGATGTGACCAACACAATCTCCACTTCCCAGAAGTCATCAGCAGCAAATAAACCTAAGAGATGCCAAGGCACTAAAACCACGAAAGCCACACAagtgaaggagaaagagggggatcaCTACACCCACCCTGAGTCCTCAGTCTGTGCCAAAAACATCTCACTTACACCCAGTGGAGAGAAAGTCATCCTCTGGACCAG GGAGGCGGACCGTGCCATCTTGACCGCCTGTCAGCAGAAGGGAGCAAATAAAATAACTTTTGAAGCCGTCTCCGCCCAACTTGGCAACAAGACAGCcaatgag GTTTGTGCCCGTTTCCAGGATCTCATGCGCCTTTTCCGCTCCTCCACCGAGCGGGTGTACTCTGACGAGGAGGTCAGTGACACAGAGCCAACCAGCAGCAGAGAGCCAGACCCGGACTGA